TAATATTATTACAACGTATGGCGCACGGGCTGTAGGTTTCACGTTTCACCATGTAAATGAAGTAATTTACACGTGACTTCATATATTTTCTTCCTTGCAGAGAAGAGGCCAAGCCTTTTTTGCTCTTCAGTGCTCCCATTGTCCCTAGTCAGCTTTCAATGTGGGATCCAGTGTTTTCGCTCTCGCCAGGCTGAAATCCTCCAGGGTCAGGACCTCGCTCATGGCCGCTCTGCTCCTTGGGCTGCTGCTCTTCGCCATGCAGTCCCCAACCGTCCCCTCCTCCGGGCCACTGACCGACACAGAGGGGCCGCCCATCTCTCCTTCCCCGGGCGACAACGGCACCGTGAGCCATCCCAACGAGACGGTGCAGCAGCTGCCGCGGGTCCTCATCATCGGCGTAAGGAAAGGCGGGACGCGGGCACTCATCGAGATGCTTAGCCTGCACCACTCTGTCGCTGCGGCTCAGAACGAGGTGCATTTCTTTGACTGGGAGAGCCACTTCCAGAAGGGCTTGCCTTGGTACCGCAGCCAGATGCCCTTCGCCTACCCTAATCAGATCACCGTGGAAAAGACGCCGGCGTACTTCACATCCGCCAAAGTCCCCAAGCGGATCCATCAAATGGACCCGGACGCCAAGCTGCTGCTGATCCTCAGAGACCCCACGGAGCGTGTGCTGTCGGACTACACGCAAGTCTTCTACAACCGCCTCCAGAAGCACAAACGCTACCAGCCCATCGAGTCGGTGCTAATGAAGGATGGCGAGGTCAACCTGGGCTACAAGGCGCTCAATCGCAGCCTGTACTACGTGCACATGCAGAATTGGCTGCGGTACTTTCCGCTGGAGAGCATCCATCTGGTGGATGGCGACCAGCTCATCCGAGACCCCCTTCCCGAGATGAAAAAGGTAGAGCGTTTCTTAAGACTGGAGCCGCAGATCAACACCTCCAACTTCTACTTTAACAAGACCAAGGGATTCTACTGCTTGCGAGAGCACGGACGGGAGCGCTGCCTGCACGACTCCAAGGGCAGGGCGCACCCTCGCGTGGCTACCGCCATCTTGCAAAAACTCTACCAGTTCTTTCACCAGCCCAACCGGAAATTCT
The sequence above is drawn from the Syngnathus scovelli strain Florida chromosome 1, RoL_Ssco_1.2, whole genome shotgun sequence genome and encodes:
- the hs3st1 gene encoding heparan sulfate glucosamine 3-O-sulfotransferase 1 — translated: MAALLLGLLLFAMQSPTVPSSGPLTDTEGPPISPSPGDNGTVSHPNETVQQLPRVLIIGVRKGGTRALIEMLSLHHSVAAAQNEVHFFDWESHFQKGLPWYRSQMPFAYPNQITVEKTPAYFTSAKVPKRIHQMDPDAKLLLILRDPTERVLSDYTQVFYNRLQKHKRYQPIESVLMKDGEVNLGYKALNRSLYYVHMQNWLRYFPLESIHLVDGDQLIRDPLPEMKKVERFLRLEPQINTSNFYFNKTKGFYCLREHGRERCLHDSKGRAHPRVATAILQKLYQFFHQPNRKFFELVGRTFNWK